From one Pieris brassicae chromosome 5, ilPieBrab1.1, whole genome shotgun sequence genomic stretch:
- the LOC123710486 gene encoding myosin heavy chain, muscle isoform X15 — protein MPKPIVQEGEDPDPTPYLFVSLEQKRIDQSKPYDGKKACWVPDEKEGFLQGEIKATKGDLVTVNLPGGETKDFKKDFVTQVNPPKYEKCEDMSNLTYLNDASVLYNLKQRYYHKLIYTYSGLFCVAINPYKRFPVYTTRCARLYRGKRRSEVPPHIFAISDGAYVNMLTNHENQSMLITGESGAGKTENTKKVIAYFATVGASQKKDASQEKKGSLEDQVVQTNPVLEAFGNAKTVRNDNSSRFGKFIRIHFGPSGKLAGADIETYLLEKARVISQQALERSYHIFYQMMSGSVNGLKEMCMLSNDIYDYMIVAQGKITIPNVDDGEECQLTDQAFDILGFTQEEKDNVYKITAAVMHMGGMKFKQRGREEQAEADGTEDGEKVAKLFGVDCADLYKNLLKPRIKVGNEFVTQGRNKDQVTNSIGALCKGVFDRLFKWLVKKCNETLDTKQKRQHFIGVLDIAGFEIFDYNGFEQLCINFTNEKLQQFFNHHMFVLEQEEYQKEGIHWEFIDFGMDLLACIDLIEKPMGILSILEEESMFPKATDQTFVEKLNNNHLGKSPPYLKPKPPKPGCQAAHFAIGHYAGNVGYNITGWLEKNKDPLNDTVVDQFKKGSNKLLIEIFADHPGQSGDAGAGGGGKGGRGKKGGGFATVSSAYREQLNNLMATLRSTQPHFVRCIIPNELKQAGLIDSHLVMHQLTCNGVLEGIRICRKGFPNRMVYPDFKLRYMILAPAIMQQEKDPKEAARKCLEAVNLDPDSYRIGHTKVFFRAGVLGQMEELRDDRLSKIVSWLQSYIRGYLSRKEFKRLQEQRIALQVVQRNLRKYLQLRTWPWWKLWQRVKPLLNVTRIEDEIAKLEEKAQKAQEAFEKEEKLRKEVEALNAKLLEEKQALLSNLEGEKGSLSEVQERANKLQAQKADLENQLRDTQDRLTQEEDARNQLFQGKKKLEQEISGLKKDVEDLELSIQKSEQDKATKDHQIRNLNDEIAHQDELINKLNKEKKLQGESTQKTSEELQAAEDKVNHLNKVKQKLEQTLDELEDSLEREKKLRGDVEKQRRKVEGDLKLTQEAVTDLERNKKELEQTIQRKDKEISSLTAKLEDEQSLVSKLQKQIKELQGRIEELEEEVESERQARAKAEKQRADLARELEELGERLEEAGGATSAQIELNKKREAELSKLRRDLEEANIQHESTLASLRKKHNDAVAEMGEQLDQLNKLKAKAEKERSQYFSEVNDLRAGLDHLSNDKAAQEKIVKQLQHQLNEVQNKADEANRTLNDLDAAKKKLSIENSDLLRQLEEAESQVSQLSKIKVSLTTQLEDTKRLADEESRERATLLGKFRNLEHDLDNIREQVEEEAEGKADLQRQLSKANAEAQLWRSKYESEGVARSEELEEAKRKLQARLAEAEETIESLNQKVVALEKTKQRLATEVEDLQLEVDRATAIANAAEKKQKAFDKIIGEWKLKVDDLAAELDASQKECRNYSTELFRLKGAYEEGQEQLEAVRRENKNLADEVKDLLDQIGEGGRNIHEIEKARKRLEAEKDELQAALEEAEAALEQEENKVLRAQLELSQVRQEIDRRIQEKEEEFENTRKNHQRALDSMQASLEAEAKGKAEALRMKKKLEADINELEIALDHANKANAEAQKNIKRYQQQIKDLQTALEEEQRARDDAREQLGISERRANALQNELEESRTLLEQADRARRQAEQELGDAHEQLNDLSAQSASLSAAKRKLESELQTLHSDLDELLNEAKNSEEKAKKAMVDAARLADELRAEQDHAQTQEKLRKALEQQIKELQVRLDEAEANALKGGKKAIQKLEQRVRELENELDGEQRRHADAQKNLRKAERRIKELTFQAEEDRKNHERMQDLVDKLQQKIKTYKRQIEEAEEIAALNLAKFRKAQQELEEAEERADLAEQAISKFRGKGRAGSTARGVSPAPPRSRPALDGFGTFPPRFDLAPEDF, from the exons ATGCCGAAGCCAATTGTCCAAGAGGGTGAGGACCCTGATCCGACCCCATACCTGTTCGTATCACTCGAACAGAAGCGCATCGACCAAAGCAAGCCCTACGATGGTAAGAAGGCTTGCTGGGTACCAGACGAGAAAGAGGGCTTCCTACAGGGAGAAATTAAAGCCACCAAGGGGGACCTGGTGACCGTCAACCTCCCTGGAGGCGAG ACAAAAGACTTCAAGAAGGACTTTGTTACTCAAGTGAACCCGCCTAAATACGAAAAATGTGAGGATATGTCCAACTTGACATACCTCAACGACGCTTCCGTTTTGTATAACTTGAAGCAGAGATATTATCATAAGCTCATTTAC ACATACTCGGGTCTCTTCTGTGTGGCTATCAACCCTTACAAGAGGTTCCCCGTGTACACGACACGATGTGCCAGGCTCTACCGAGGCAAGCGTCGCTCGGAAGTGCCTCCCCACATTTTCGCCATTTCCGACGGTGCTTACGTCAACATGTTAACCAACCACGAGAATCAATCTATGTTGATTAC CGGTGAGTCTGGTGCTGGTAAGACTGAGAACACGAAGAAGGTAATTGCGTACTTCGCGACCGTTGGTGCGTCTCAAAAGAAAGATGCAAGCCAGGAGAAGAAGGGCTCTCTAGAGGACCAAGTCGTACAAACTAACCCTGTACTTGAAGCCTTCGGTAACGCCAAGACCGTCCGTAACGACAACTCCTCCCGTttc GGTAAATTCATCCGTATCCACTTCGGACCATCAGGAAAACTGGCCGGAGCTGACATTGAAACTT ATCTGCTGGAGAAGGCCCGTGTAATCTCCCAGCAGGCGCTGGAACGTTCTTACCACATCTTCTACCAGATGATGTCCGGCTCCGTCAATGGACTTAAGG AGATGTGTATGTTGTCAAACGACATATACGATTACATGATCGTGGCACAGGGTAAGATTACCATCCCCAACGTTGACGACGGAGAGGAATGTCAGTTAACAGAC CAAGCCTTCGACATCCTGGGTTTCACTCAAGAGGAGAAAGACAATGTTTACAAGATCACAGCTGCTGTCATGCACATGGGTGGTATGAAGTTCAAACAGAGGGGTCGTGAGGAGCAAGCTGAGGCTGACGGCACTGAG GACGGTGAGAAGGTCGCTAAGTTGTTCGGTGTTGACTGCGCTGACCTATACAAGAACTTGTTGAAGCCCCGCATTAAGGTCGGAAACGAGTTCGTGACCCAAGGTCGTAACAAGGACCAGGTTACCAACTCCATTGGTGCCCTCTGCAAGGGTGTGTTTGACAGGCTGTTCAAGTGGCTCGTCAAGAAGTGTAACGAGACTCTTGACACCAAGCAAAAGAGACAGCACTTCATTGGTGTGCTTGATATCGCCGGTTTCGAGATCTTCGAC TACAATGGGTTCGAACAACTTTGCATTAACTTCACAAATGAAAAACTGCAACAATTCTTCAACCATCACATGTTTGTGTTGGAGCAAGAGGAGTACCAGAAAGAGGGCATCCACTGGGAGTTCATTGATTTTGGAATGGACTTGCTCGCCTGTATTGACCTTATCGAAAAG CCCATGGGTATCCTCTCCATTCTTGAAGAAGAGTCTATGTTCCCGAAAGCCACCGATCAGACCTTCGTTGAGAAGTTGAACAACAACCACTTGGGTAAATCCCCTCCTTACCTGAAGCCCAAGCCCCCCAAGCCCGGTTGCCAAGCAGCTCACTTCGCCATTGGTCACTACGCCGGTAAT GTCGGTTACAACATCACTGGATGGCTTGAGAAGAACAAGGACCCCTTGAACGACACTGTCGTTGACCAGTTTAAGAAGGGAAGCAACAAACTGTTGATTGAGATCTTCGCTGACCACCCTGGTCAGTCCGGAGATGCCGGTGCTGGTGGCGGTGGCAAGG GCGGTCGCGGTAAGAAGGGTGGTGGTTTCGCAACTGTCTCATCTGCCTACAgg GAACAACTTAACAATTTGATGGCCACACTGAGGTCAACCCAACCTCACTTCGTACGTTGTATCATCCCCAACGAGTTGAAGCAGGCTG GTCTCATCGACTCCCACCTTGTGATGCACCAGCTGACATGTAACGGTGTGCTTGAGGGTATCCGTATCTGTCGTAAAGGTTTCCCCAACAGGATGGTCTACCCCGACTTCAAGCTCCG TTACATGATTCTTGCGCCAGCCATCATGCAACAAGAAAAAGATCCTAAAGAAGCAGCTAGGAAATGTCTAGAAGCCGTGAACCTTGACCCTGATAGCTATCGTATCGGCCACACCAAG GTATTCTTCCGCGCCGGAGTCCTGGGTCAGATGGAAGAGTTACGTGACGACAGATTGTCTAAGATCGTTTCTTGGCTACAATCCTACATCCGTGGTTACCTTTCACGTAAAGAATTCAAGAGGTTGCAGGAACAgag AATCGCTCTCCAAGTTGTCCAGCGCAACTTGCGCAAATACCTGCAGCTCCGCACCTGGCCATGGTGGAAGTTGTGGCAGAGGGTCAAGCCCCTCCTCAACGTCACCCGTATCGAGGACGAGATTGCG AAACTCGAGGAGAAGGCGCAAAAGGCCCAGGAGGCTTTCGAGAAGGAAGAAAAGCTCCGCAAGGAGGTGGAGGCTCTCAACGCCAAGCTGTTGGAGGAAAAGCAAGCGCTGCTTTCCAACTTGGAAGGAGAGAAGGGCTCTCTCAGCGAAGTGCAGGAACGCGCTAACAAACTGCAGGCTCAAAAGGCCGACCTCGAAAACCAACTTAGG GACACACAAGACCGTCTTACACAAGAAGAGGATGCCCGCAATCAGCTCTTCCAGGGCAAGAAGAAGTTGGAACAGGAAATCTCTGGACTCAAAAAGGATGTTGAAGACCTGGAGCTTTCCATCCAGAAGTCTGAACAAGACAAGGCCACCAAGGATCACCAAATTCGCAACTTGAACGATGAGATCGCCCACCAAGATGAGCTCATCAACAAGTTGAACAAAGAAAAGAAGTTACAGGGCGAGAGCACCCAGAAGACATCTGAGGAGCTCCAAGCCGCCGAGGACAAGGTCAACCACCTTAACAAGGTTAAGCAAAAGTTGGAACAGACCCTCGACGAGCTCGAAGATTCATTGGAGCGTGAAAAGAAACTCCGCGGTGACGTCGAGAAGCAGAGGAGGAAGGTTGAGGGTGACCTCAAGCTTACTCAGGAGGCCGTCACTGACTTGGAGCGCAACAAAAAAGAACTCGAACAAACCATCCAACGCAAGGACAAGGAGATCTCTTCCCTCACTGCCAAGCTCGAAGACGAACAATCTCTGGTCAGCAAACTCCAGAAACAGATTAAGGAACTACAGGGCCGCATCGAAGAACTCGAAGAGGAAGTGGAGTCGGAGAGACAAGCCCGTGCCAAGGCCGAAAAGCAACGCGCCGACCTCGCACGTGAGCTTGAGGAGCTCGGCGAGCGTCTGGAGGAGGCCGGTGGTGCCACCTCTGCTCAAATCGAGCTCAACAAGAAGCGTGAGGCTGAACTTAGCAAACTGCGTCGTGACTTGGAGGAGGCTAACATCCAACACGAGTCCACACTCGCTAGCTTGCGCAAGAAGCACAACGATGCCGTAGCCGAGATGGGCGAGCAGCTTGACCAGCTCAACAAGCTCAAGGCTAA GGCTGAGAAAGAGCGCTCTCAATACTTTAGCGAAGTCAATGACCTTCGTGCCGGTCTCGACCATTTGTCCAACGATAAG GCTGCCCAAGAAAAGATCGTTAAGCAACTCCAACACCAACTCAATGAGGTACAAAACAAGGCTGATGAAGCTAACCGTACCCTCAACGACTTGGACGCTGCTAAGAAGAAGCTCTCCATCGAGAACTCTGACCTGCTCCGCCAACTCGAAGAAGCTGAATCCCAAGTCTCACAGCTGTCCAAGATCAAGGTGTCTCTCACAACTCAGCTTGAGGACACCAAGAGGCTTGCTGACGAAGAATCCAGG GAACGCGCTACACTTCTTGGCAAGTTCCGCAACTTGGAGCACGATTTGGACAACATCCGCGAGCAAGTTGAAGAGGAAGCCGAGGGCAAGGCTGATTTACAACGCCAATTGTCCAAGGCTAACGCTGAAGCCCAATTATGGCGATCCAAGTACGAATCCGAGGGAGTCGCCCGCTCCGAGGAGCTCGAGGAAGCCAAGCGCAAGCTCCAGGCTCGCCTTGCAGAAGCCGAGGAGACCATTGAATCACTTAACCAGAAGGTTGTTGCTCTTGAAAAGACGAAGCAACGCCTTGCTACTGAAGTTGAGGACTTACAGCTCGAGGTCGACAGAGCCACTGCCATTGCCAACGCTGCTGAGAAGAAACAGAAGGCGTTCGACAAGATCATTGGTGAATGGAAACTCAAGGTTGATGACCTGGCGGCTGAACTTGATGCCAGCCAAAAGGAATGCCGCAACTACTCTACTGAACTGTTCCGCCTTAAAGGTGCCTACGAAGAAGGCCAAGAACAACTCGAAGCCGTTCGTCGCGAAAACAAGAACCTCGCTGATGAAGTCAAGGACTTACTTGACCAAATCGGTGAAGGAGGCCGCAACATTCACGAAATTGAAAAGGCTAGGAAGCGTCTTGAAGCCGAGAAGGATGAACTCCAGGCGGCTCTTGAAGAGGCTGAAGCTGCTCTTGAACAAGAAGAAAACAAGGTCCTGCGCGCACAACTGGAGTTGTCACAGGTCAGACAAGAGATCGACAGGAGGATCCAAGAGAAGGAAGAGGAATTCGAAAACACGCGCAAGAACCACCAGCGTGCACTTGACTCTATGCAAGCCTCCCTCGAAGCTGAAGCCAAGGGCAAGGCTGAGGCGCTGCGCATGAAGAAGAAGCTTGAGGCCGACATTAACGAACTTGAGATCGCTCTCGACCACGCTAACAAGGCCAACGCTGAGGCACAGAAGAACATCAAACGCTACCAGCAACAGATTAAGGATCTCCAGACCGCTCTTGAAGAGGAACAACGTGCCCGGGATGATGCCCGTGAACAGCTCGGAATCTCTGAACGTCGTGCTAACGCACTCCAGAATGAACTTGAGGAATCCCGTACTCTCCTAGAACAAGCTGACCGTGCCCGTCGTCAAGCTGAACAAGAATTGGGTGACGCTCATGAACAACTCAATGATCTGTCCGCCCAGAGTGCATCACTCTCCGCCGCCAAGAGGAAACTCGAGTCTGAATTACAGACTCTTCACTCTGACCTTGACGAACTCCTCAACGAGGCCAAGAACTCAGAAGAGAAAGCAAAGAAGGCAATGGTTGACGCTGCCAGACTTGCTGACGAGCTCCGCGCTGAACAGGATCATGCTCAAACACAGGAGAAACTTCGCAAGGCCCTTGAACAGCAAATCAAGGAACTGCAAGTGAGACTCGACGAAGCTGAAGCTAACGCTCTTAAGGGCGGTAAGAAAGCTATCCAGAAACTTGAACAGAGAGTACGAGAACTTGAAAATGAGCTGGATGGTGAACAGAGGAGGCATGCTGATGCTCAAAAGAACCTCCGTAAGGCTGAGAGACGCATCAAGGAGTTGACGTTCCAGGCTGAGGAGGACCGCAAGAACCACGAACGTATGCAAGACCTTGTTGACAAACTTCAACAGAAGATCAAGACCTACAAGAGGCAGATCGAGGAAGCCGAAGAAATCGCTGCTCTTAACTTAGCCAAGTTCCGCAAAGCACAGCAGGAGTTGGAAGAGGCCGAGGAAAGGGCAGACCTCGCCGAGCAAGCCATCAGCAAATTCCGTGGCAAGGGACGTGCGGGATCCACTGCGAGAGGAGTCAGTCCGGCG ccCCCACGTTCGCGCCCCGCGCTTGACGGTTTCGGCACCTTCCCACCAAGGTTCGACCTAGCGCCCGAAGATTTCTAA